The DNA window GCTACGCCCCCGGCCTGTACTCGGTCAACCGCGACGGCAGCAAGTTCATCCAGCTGGCCAGCCGCGCCGGCCAGCCCTTCATCACGGCGGGCGGCGCCACCGCCATCCACAGTCGCGAGCTGCTGCCGTGGAATACCTATTTGCTGGGCCAACGGACCAAGCAGGATTCCGAGTTCGTCTACGTGGTCAAACCGGCCATCCAACGGCCCGGGCAAATCGACTACATCGAGCTCGAACGCCTCAACACGCTGACCGGGCGCTACACGGCGTTCAGACGGCCCGGCGACAGCATGTCCTGGCTGCTCGACAACGACGGCGAGCCGCGCCTGACTGCCACGGTCGAGAAGGGCATCAAGACGATCTACTACCGCGACCCGGCCAAGGAGCAGGAATGGCGCAAGCTCGTCAGCTTCAACAACTACACCGGCGGCAAGGGCGCGTTCAGGCCGCTCGCGTTCGGGCCGGACGGCACGCTGTATGTGACCAGCAACGCCGGCCAGGACAAGACGGCCGTCTACACCTTCGATCTGGCCGCCAATAAAATCTCGGAACAGCCGGTGATCGTGCTCGACGGCTATGATTTCACAGGCAATCTCATCTTCGGGGACAACAAACTGCTGGGCGTGCGGCGCCTGACGGACGCCTGGGACACGACCTGGCTCGACGCCGGCATGAAGGCGATGCAGGCCAAGATCGACGAGATGCTGCCCAACACCATCAACCTGCTGTCCCTGCCGACCCGGCCGGAGTCGCCGTGGGTGCTGGTGGAATCGTACTCGGACCTGTTTCCACCGCGCGCGATGCTCTACAACAGCGACACCAAAAAACTCAATTTGATCGGCGGCACCCATCCGCAAATCGATCCGACGCGGATGGCGCCGCAATCCTTGGTCCACTACAAGGCGCGCGACGGCCTGGTGATTCCGGCGTGGCTGACCATGCCGCGCGGCGCCAACAAAAACCTGCCGCTGGTAGTGCTGGTGCACGGCGGCCCCTACGTTCGCGGCGGCAGCTGGGGCTGGGATGCCGACGCCCAGTTCCTGGCCTCGCGCGGCTACGCGGTGCTGGAGCCGGAGTACCGCGGCAGCACCGGCTTCGGCAGGAAGCTGTTTCGCGCCGGCTGGAAGCAATGGGGCTTGAAAATGCAGGACGACATCGCCGACGGCGCGCGCTGGGCCATCGCCCAGGGCACCGCCGACGCCAAGCGCATCTGCATCGCCGGCGCCAGCTACGGCGGCTATGCCACGTTGATGGGCCTGGTCAACGATCCCGACCTGTACAAATGCGGCATCGACTGGGCCGGCGTGACCGACATCAACCTGCTGTACGACGGCCAATGGAATTACACGTCCGACCTGGACGACGCCTGGAAGCAATACGGCATGCCGACCCTGGTCGGCGACCAGGTCAAGGACGCCGAGCAGTTGAAGGCCACCTCGCCGCTGGTGCAGGCGGCGCGCATTAAGCAGCCGCTGCTGCTGGCCTACGGCGGCGCCGACATGCGCGTGCCGCTGCCGCACGGCACACGGTTCTACAAGGCCGTCAAGGAAGGCAACCCCAACGTCGAATGGATCGAGTACGAGGAGGAAGGCCACGGCTGGGCGTTGCCGAAAAACCGCATCGACTTCTGGGGACGGGTGGAGAAATTCCTGGACAAAAATATCGGCCCTGCGGCCGCGCCGTAGGCCGCCAGCAACAGCATCATGGAGAAATGTGGCGGATTTGATAACCCGGTGGTATTGTTCGACACTTCCAATATTCCACCGCCCGCCCCAATGCGATTTCATCAGCTGTTAGTCCGCGCCACCCTGACGGCCGCCGCCGCATGCATGGTCCAAATCCCGACCGCACACGCCGCCGACGCGGCGGCCTTGGGCGCCGCGACCACGCAAGCGCCGCCGATCGCCGCGTTCTATGACAACCCAAGCTTCAGCGGCGCGCTGCTCTCGCCCAGCGGCAAGTATCTGGCCGTGCGCGTGGCCGGCAAGGACAGCCGCGATCGCCTGGGCGTGATGACGTTGAGCGACTCCAGCGTCAAGGTGGTGGGCGCCTTCACCGACGCCGACATCGGTTCCTTCCAGTGGGTCAACGACGAGCGGTTGGTGTTCACCGCCACAGACCGCAGCGTCGGCCAGGGCGATGTGCGCTATGCGCCGGGGCTGTTCGCGATCGACCGCGACGGCAGCAAGTTCCTGCAACTGGTCGCCCGCAGCGGCAAACCGTTCGTCACCGGCGGCAGCTTCGGCGCCCGCAGCCGCGAAATGCTGCCATGGAACACCTATTTGCTGGGCCAGAAGAACGGCCAGAATTCCGACGACATCTACGTCACCTACCGCGCCGTCACCAACCATGGCCAGATCGACTATGTCGATCTGCAGCGCCTCAACACGACCACCGGCCGCTATACGTCGTTCAAGCGTCCCGGCAACAGCATGAACTGGCTGCTCGACAACAACGGCGAGCCGCGCCTGACCACCACCATCGAAGGCAGGACCAGCACCATTTATTACCGCGACCCGGCCAAGGACGACGAATGGCGCAAGCTCGTCAGCTTCGACGCCTACACCGGCGGCAAGGACGCCTTCAGCCCGCTGGCCTTCGGGCCGGACGGCACCTTGTACGTGATCAGCCATGCCGACCAGGACAAGTCGGCCGTGTATACCTTCGACTTCGCCACCAACAAGATTTCCGACCAACCGGTGGTGCGGCTGGCGGACTACGACTTCAGCGGCAGCCTGCTGTTCGGCAAGGGCAAGCTGCTCGGCGTGCGCCGCCTGACCGACGCGCGCGACACCGATTGGCTCGACGACGGCATGAAGGCGATGCAGGCCCAGGTCGACCGGATGCTGCCCAACACCGTCAACCTGCTGTCGCTGCCGACACGGCCGGCGTCGCCGTGGGTGATGGTGACGGCTTATTCCGACCTGTTCCCGGCGCGCACGATGATCTACAACAGCGACACCCAAAAATTGCGCCTGCTCGGCAACAGTCATCCGCAAATCGACCCCGAGCGGATGGCCCAACAAACGCTGGTGCGCTACAAGGCGCGCGACGGTCTGGAGATTCCAGCCTGGCTGACCCTGCCCAAGGGCGGCGGCAAGAACCTGCCGATGGTGGTGCTGGTCCACGGCGGCCCCTACGTGCGCGGCGGCAGCTGGGGCTGGGATGCGAACACCCAGTTCCTGGCCTCGCGCGGCTACGCGGTGCTGGAGCCGGAGTTTCGCGGCAGCACCGGCTTCGGCACCAAGCATTTCCGCGCCGGATGGAAGCAATGGGGCTTGAAGATGCAGGACGACATCGCCGACGGCGCGCGCTGGGCCATCGCCCAGGGCACGGCCGACCCCAAGCGCATCTGCATCGCCGGCGCCAGCTACGGCGGCTACGCCACCTTGATGGGCCTGATCAACGACCCGGACCTGTACAAATGCGGCGTCAACTGGATCGGCGTGACCGACATCAACCTGCTGTACGACGGCCACTGGAACTTCACCTCCGACCTGCCCGACGGCTGGAAGCAGTACGGCATGCCGGAGTTGATCGGCGACCAGGTCAAGGACGCCGAGCAACTGAAGGCCACCTCGCCGCTGCTGCAGGCGTCGCGCATCAAGCAACCGCTGTTGCTGGCCTACGGCGGCGCCGACCGGCGCGTGCCGCTGCCGCACGGCACCAAGTTCCACAAGGCAGTGAAGGAGGGCAACCCCAACGTCGAATGGATCGAGTACGAGGAGGAAGGCCACGGCTGGACGCTGCCGAAGAACCGCATCGATTTCTGGGGCCGGGTGGAGAAATTCCTGGACAAGAATATCGGCCCGAACATGACGCAGCCCTGAGCGCCAAAGCCGTTCGTTAATCAAAATATCTAACTATAATAACTATGAGACTCAACCAACTCCTCCTCCGCAGCGCCCTGGCGGCGGCTGCCGCCTTCGCCGCCCAGTGGTCCGCCGCGCATGCCGCCGACACGCCGGCGGCGGCCACTCCCCCGGCGCGGCCGCCGATCGCCAGCTTCTTCTCCAATCCGTCCTTCAACGGCGCCATGCTGTCGCCCAACGGCCGCTATCTGGCCGCCTTCACCGGCGCCCAAGGGCGGCGCGACGGCCTGGCAGTGGTCGACCTCGGCGACATGAGCGCGCGCATGGTGGCCCAGTTCTCCGACACCGATATCGGCGAGGCGCGCTGGGTCAACAACGACCGCCTGATGTTCAGCACGACCGACAAGACCACCGGCCAGCGCGACCTGCGCTTCGGTCCCGGCCTGTTCGCGGCCAACCGCGACGGCAAGGGTTTTCGCCAGTTGGCCAAGCGCAACTCGCCGTTCGTCACCAGTGGCGGCGACAGTGAAATGCTGCCATGGCACACCTTCATGCTCGAGCAGGACGGACCGCAGACCGGCGAGGACATCTACGTCAGCGACGCCGGCATCGTCAACCCCGGCATCCTGGTCTCGCTGGACCTGCTGCGCCTGAACACCCGCACCGGCGGCGCGAAACCGGTCGACCATCCCGGCGTGGCGCGCTCGTGGCTGCTCGACCAGAACGGCGAACCGCGCCTGGTCGAAACGCTGGACAAGAACATGCGCTCGATCCGCTACCTGGACCCGGCCACGCGGCAATGGCGCGTGCTGGCGACCTTCGACGCCTATGTCGGCGGCGACAACGAGTTCGATCCGCTGGCCTTCGGGCCCGACGGCGCGCTGTACGTCACCAGCAACCGTGGCGGCGACCGCAGCTCCCTGTATCGTTACGACCTGGCCCACAACAAACTGGGCGCATCCCTGGTAAGCCTGGACGGCTTCGATTTCCGCGGCCATCTGATCATCAGCAACAACAAGCTGCTCGGCGTGCGGGTGCATGCCGACGCCGTTGGCACGGCATGGTTCGATCCGGCCATGAAGGCGCTGCAGCAAACCGTCGACGCCAGGCTGCCCGGCACCATCAATCTGATCACACCCGCCCGCCGTCCGGAAACGCCGTGGGTGCTGGTGCAATCGTTCTCCGACCAGCAACCGTCGCGCTACCTGATTTTCAACACCGAGACCAAGCGCATGAGCGAGGTCGGCACCGTCGCCCCCGACATCAAGCCGGCCGAGATGGGCACGCGCGAGCTGGTGCGCTACGCCGCGCGCGACGGCCTCGACATCCCGGCCTGGCTGACGTTGCCGCCGGGCGGCCAGCACAAGAATTTGCCGATGGTGGTGCTGGTGCACGGCGGCCCCTTCGTGCGCGGCGGCAGCTGGAACTGGAACGCCGACGCCCAGTTCCTGGCCTCGCGCGGCTACGCGGTGCTGGAGCCGGAGTTTCGCGGCAGCACTGGCTATGGCGAAAAACATTTCCGCGCCGGCTGGAAGCAATGGGGCTTGAAGATGCAGGACGATATCGCCGACGGCACCCGCTGGGCGATCGCCCAGGGCACCGCCGACGCCAAGCGCATCTGCATCGCCGGCGCCAGCTACGGCGGCTACGCCACCTTGATGGGCCTGATCAACGATCCCGACCTATATAAATGCGGCATCGACTGGGTGGGCGTCACCGACATCGGCCTGATGTACGACGCCGGCTGGCGCTACAGCTCGGACATCTCCAACGACTGGAAGCAGTACGGCATGCCGCAGCTGGTAGGCGACCGGGTCAAGGACGCAGAGCAACTCAAGGCGACCTCGCCGCTGGAGCAGGCGGCCCGCATCAAGCAGCCGTTGCTGCTGGCCTACGGCGGCGCCGACCTGCGGGTGCCGCTGGTCCACGGCGTCAAGTTCTACGACGCCGTCAAGCGCACCAACCCGAACGTCGAGTGGGTTGAATACGCGGAGGAAGGCCACGGCTGGGCGCTGCCGAAAAACCGCATCGATTTCTGGGGCCGGGTGGAAAAGTTCCTGGATAAAAACATCGGTGGGAAGTAAAAAATTCGCTGTATAGTCACGGCTCAGTCTTATCAACGATAAGGAGCGGAACATGTCCTCAGGGAAAATTCTGGTCGCACAGGGCGGCGGCCCGACCGCCGTCATCAACCAGTCTCTGGCCGGCGTGGTGCTGGAGGCGCGCCGTTTCCGCGACGTCACCCGCGTCTACGGCGCCATGCACGGCGTGCGCGGCATCATCAACGAGGACTTCGTCGACCTCACGCGCGAGACCAGCAGCAACCTCGAACTGGTGGCGGCCACACGGTCGTCGGCGCTCGGTTCCACCCGCGACAAGCCGGACCTGCCGTACTGCGAAGAAATCTTCAAGGTGCTGCGCGCGCACGAGATCGAACAGTTCTACTACATCGGCGGCAACGACTCGTCCGACACGGTGCGCATCGTCAGCGAACAGGCGCAGCAGGCCGGCTATCCGCTGCGCTGCATGCACATCCCCAAGACCATCGACAACGACCTGGTCGGCAACGACCACACGCCCGGCTTCCCGTCGGCCGCGCGCTTTGTCGCGCAAGCGTTCGCCGGCGCCAACCTGGACAACGCCTCGCTGCCGGGCGTGTATGTCGGCGTGGTGATGGGCCGGCACGCCGGCTTCCTGACTGCCGCCTCGGCGCTAGGCAAGAAATTTCACGACGACGGCCCGCACCTGATCTACCTGCCCGAGCGCGTGTTCTCGCTCGACCAGTTCCTGCTCGATGTGAAAGCGGTCTACGAGCGCTACGGCCGCTGCGTGATCGCCGTCTCCGAAGGCATCCACGACGCCTCCGGCGAGGCCATCGCCAGCCTGCTGGCCAAGGAAGTCGAACGCGACGCGCACGGCAACGTGCAATTGTCGGGCACCGGCGCGCTGGCCGACCTGCTGTGCGACGAGATCAAGGCCAAGCTGGGCATCAAGCGCGTGCGCGGCGACACCTTCGGTTATCTGCAACGCTCGTTCATCGGCTGCGTGTCCGACGTCGACCAGCGCGAAGCGCGCGAGGTGGCCGAAAAAGCGGTGCAGTTCGCCATGTGGGGCGACCGCGACGGCTCGGTCGCCATCAAGCGCACCGGCTTTTACTCGGTCGACTACGAACTGCAGGCGCTGCAAGCGGTGGCCGGCAAGACGCGGGTGATGGAGGATGAGTTCATCAGCGCCAGCGGCACCGACGTCACGGAAGCGTTCCGGCTGTATCTGCGTCCCCTGCTCGGCTCGGGCATGCCGGACGCCTTCCGCCTGCGCCCGGCGCCGGTGGAGAAAATCCTTAAACGCTAAGTATCGGTAAATACAGGAATCAATGGTTATCAGAAGCACGGTTTTAGCATCGGTGGCATCGGTCGTACACGGTTTCGGCGGGCGGCACGACGACATGGCGCGGCACTTTCCAGAGTATTGGGAGCGGCGTCCGATGCAGCACGAACGGCACGGCACGCATATCGCCATCGCCGACAGCGAGCACCAGGACTGCGGCGAGGCCGACGGCATGTTCACCGAACGCCCCGGCCTATTGCTGGCCATCGCCACCGCCGACTGCGTGCCCGTGCTGTTGGCGCGCAAGGACGGCAAGGCCGTGGCCGCGCTGCACGTCGGCTGGCGCGGCGCCTACGCCGGCATCATCGCGCGCTTCGCCGAGATGCTGGCCGCGCGCGGCGAGCGGGCCGGCGACTGGCTGGCAGCGACGGGACCGGCGGCGGGCGACTGCTGCTATCAAGTCTCGCCGGAGCTGATCGCGCAATTCGGCGAGCGCTACGCCATGCCGGCGCGCGTCATTTCGTCGGAAGCGGGCAACCTGAACCTGGCCGGCATCGCCGCCTGGCAACTGGAGCGCGCCGGCTTCGTCAATTTTTCAGCCGCGCCGGAATGCACCATGTGCCATCCCGGCGACACCGGCTTCGCCTACCACAGCTACCGGCGCGACCGCGAAACGCGCACGCCGATCAAGGACGTCCAATGGTCAGTCATCGCCATCTCCCAATAATCCCGATAAGCTCGGCTTTAGCGTTGTCGCTCGCCATCGGCGCCGCCCCGGCCGCGTCGGCCGCGACGCTCGACCTGACCTTGCAGGATCAGGCGCGGCAGCGCGCGATCCCGATCGAACTGTCGCTGCCGGCCGTTCCGTGCACCAAGGCGCCCTGCCCGGTCGCCCTGCTCAGCGGCGGCTACGGCAACGGCTACAAGGAGTATCGCTTCCTGGTCGAGGAGCTGAACCGCGCCGGCTGGCTGGTGGTCAGCGTCGACCACCAATTGCCGACCGACGCCAAGCTCGACAGAAACGAAGATGTGGCACCGCAACTGAAGACCATGCGCCGCCGTGGCGTCGCCAACCTGCGCTTCGTGCAGGACAGTTTGAGCAAATCGCACCCCGGCTACGACTGGCGGCACGTGACCCTGATCGGCCACTCGCTGGGCGGCGACATCTCGGCCGAACGCGCCAGCGAAGGCGACCCGACGATCACCCGCGTGGTCACCCTGGACAACCGGCGCGGCGCGCTGCCGCGCACGGCGGCGGTGAAAGTGCTCTCGATCCGCGCCAGCGACACGCAAGCCGACCCCGGGGTGCTACCGGACGCGCAGGAGCAAAAACAATACGGCACCTGCATCGTCAGGCCGCCCGGCGCCAGGCACAACGACATGTACGACGGCGGCGGCGCCGAGCTCAAGGCCGCGATCGCCAAGGTCACGCAAGCGTTCCTCGTCAAAGGCGTGTGCGAAGCCGCCCCGTAATCAAAAGCACTCCAGGGTCAGGTCCTCCATTGCTACACGGGCTGGTCGGTATGGGTCGTTGGCGGGTCGCAGATGGCCGATTACGGCGTGCCGCCTAATCCGCCCTACGTGGTTTATTTTTGCTCAGTTCAATAAAAAAGCGGACGACGCGTTGGCGTGGTCCGCTTCTTTCTCGCAGGTAAACCTAGGCTTACACGACGATGGTCTGGTGCTCGTCGCCGACGCGGGCGCGGATCTTGCCGATGGTGTAGACGATCTCGCCGGCTTCTTCCAGCTGGGCGATGGCGGCGGCTGCGTTTTCCTGCGAGACGATCACCGTCATGCCGATGCCGCAGTTGAACACGCGGTGCATCTCGGCGTCGGCCACGCCGCCGTGCTGTTGCAGCCACGTGAACAGCGGTGGCAGCGTCCACGACTTCGAGTCCAGCTCGGCCACCAGGCCAGGCTGCAGCACGCGCGGGATGTTTTCAACCAGGCCGCCGCCGGTGATGTGCACCATGCCTTTGACTTCCATCGAGGCCATCAGCGCCAGCAGCGGCTTGACGTAGATGCGGGTCGGCTGCATCAGCACGTCGGCTAGTTTACGGCCATGGAAGTCGCCTTCCAGGTCCGGCTTGGCCACTTCGATGATCTTGCGCACCAGCGAGTAACCGTTCGAGTGCACGCCCGACGAGGCCAGGCCCAGGATGACGTCGCCAGGGGCGATCTTGGTGCCGTCGATGATCTTCGATTTTTCCACCGCGCCGACCGCGAAACCGGCCAGGTCGTACTCGCCGGCCGGGTACATGCTCGGCATTTCAGCCGTTTCGCCGCCGATCAGCGCGCAACCGGCCTGCTCGCAGCCCTGGGCGATGCCCTTGATGACGTCGGTGGCGATGGCCACGTCGAGCTTGCCGCAAGCAAAGTAATCCAGGAAGAACAGCGGCTCGGCGCCCTGCACCAGGATGTCGTTGACGCTCATGGCGACCAGGTCGATGCCGACCGTGTCATGGCGGTTGAGCTCGAATGCGAGCTTGAGCTTGGTGCCGACGCCGTCGGTACCGGACACCAGCACCGGCTCCTTATACTTCTTGCTGATCTCGAACATGGCGCCGAAACCGCCCAGGCCGCCCATGACGCCCTCGCGCATGGTGCGCTTGGCGAAAGGCTTGATTGCTTCGACTAAAGCGTCGCCCGCGTCGATATCGACGCCGGCGTCACGGTAGGACAGGGAAACATTTGAAGTTTGGCTCATGGTGTATTTCGCAGCGGAGGCGGTAAAATAGAAGGCGGAGACCGTTTCGTAACAAAATCGCACGTTTTCGGCGCTTTTCTGCACAAATCCGCGCAAATAAGCCTGCGCGAACCCGGTCAATCCGCTATTTTATCAAAATGCCTCGTCCACCTGCCGTTTTTAACCATCTAAATCACATTCCATGCCATTTCCCCTCGCGCTGGCGCACAAGCACACGGCATTCTGGCTGGCGGCGGGCGACCCATCCCCTTGGCATTTCGGCACCACGCGCCCCGGCGCCCCTCTATAATGCGTGACGTATCTAAAAAAAGCGTCAAGAAAAGCGTTATGCAAACGATCAAACCAAGGCGAACGCCATGAAACAGCTGGTGCTCGATTTAGGCGCGGACCAGGCGCACAGCCTCGCATCGTTCGAGGTGGGACAGAACGCCGAGGCGGCGGCGCTGATGGCGCAATTCGCCGATCGCAGCTCGCGCGAGCACTTCGCCTACCTGTGGGGCCTGGGCGGGGTGGGCAAGACCCACCTGCTCAAAGCCCTGGCCAGCGCCGGCGGCGAGGACGAGCAGCGCCGCGCGCGCTACATCTCGCCGTTCTCGATCGAGTCCGAGTTCCTGTATTCGCCCGAGGTGGACCTGTACCTGCTCGACGACTGCGAAAAACTGTCGCCGGTGGCGCAGATCGACGCCTTCGCGCTGTTTAACGAAATCCGCGCCAACAACGCCTTCATGGTCTGCAGCGGCGCCGTCGCCCCGGCCGTGCTGCCGGTGCGCGAGGACCTGCGCACCCGCATGGGCTGGGGCCTGATCTACCAGATCCACGGCCTGACCGACGACGAAAAGGTGGCCGCGCTGGGCGCCGCCGCCACCGCCCGCGGCTTGACGCTGTCGCCCGGCGTGATACCCTACCTGCTGTCCCATTTTCAGCGCGACATGCGATCGTTATCGACGATGCTCGACTCGCTGGACCAGTATTCCCTTGAAACCCAACGCCCGATCACCCTGCCGCTGTTGCGCGAGTGGTTGCAGGCGGAAGCGAAAGAATGACGAATCCCGCATGAAGCTTGCCCTCTTTGACCTTGACCACACGCTGCTGCCGATCGACTCCGACCACGAGTGGGGCGAGTTTTTAGTGCGCATCGGCGCAGTGGACGCGGCCACCTTCAAGCGCCGCAACGACGATTTCTACGCGCAGTACCAGGCCGGCACGATCGACCCGGTCGAATACCTGGAGTTCGCGCTCGGCACCCTGGCCGGCTTTTCGCCCGTGCGGCTGGCGGAAATGCAGGCCCAGTTCATGAACGAGGTGATCGTGCCGGCGATCCGCCCGGCCGCGCTGGCGCTGCTGAAAAAGCACCAGGACGCCGGCGACCTGGTGGCCATCGTCACGGCCACCAACCACTTCGTCACCGCGCCGATCGCCAAGGCGCTGGGCGTGGAGCACCTGATCGCGGCCATGCCGGAACTCGACGCCGAGGGCGTCATGACCGGCCGCCTGCTTGGCACGCCGACGCAGGGCCCCGGCAAGATCGTCCACACCAAGGCCTGGCTGGAAAAGATGGGCAAGACGCTGGAGGACTTCGACACCGTCTACTTCTACAGCGACTCGCACAACGACCTGCCGTTGATGTCGATCGTCTCGCACCCGATCGCCACCAACCCGAACGCCACCCTGAAAACGCACGCCACCGCTCAAGGCTGGGCTTTAATTGAACTATTCAATGATTAAGAAACTGATCCGAAAAATCCTCGGCACCAAAGACAAAACCGCCAAGGCCCGCGACACCAACACGCCGGTGATACTCGGCCCCGACGCCCACGGCATCGATCCGAAGCTGCTGTCGTCGAACGCGGTGCGCGTCACCAGCACCTTGCAGGAAGCCGGCTTCGAGGCCTTCGTCGTCGGCGGCGCGGTGCGCGACCTGCTGCTGGGCGTGAAGCCGAAAGACTTCGACATCGCCACCAACGCCACGCCGGAGCAGGTGCGCAAGCTGTTCCGCCGCGCCTTCATCATCGGCAAACGCTTCCAGATCGTGCACGTGATGTTCGGCCAGGACCTGCTGGAGGTGACCACCTTCCGCGGCACCACCTTGGACAACGCGCCCAAGGACGACCATGGCCGCGTCCTGCGCGACAACACCTTCGGCTCGCAAGCGGAGGACGCGGTGCGGCGCGACTTCACCATCAACGCCATGTACTACAACCCGGCCAACCAGCAGGTGCTGGACTACCACGGCGGCATCGAGGATATCCGCGCCAAGACCTTGCGCATCATCGGCCAG is part of the Oxalobacteraceae bacterium OTU3CAMAD1 genome and encodes:
- a CDS encoding HAD-IB family hydrolase; the encoded protein is MKLALFDLDHTLLPIDSDHEWGEFLVRIGAVDAATFKRRNDDFYAQYQAGTIDPVEYLEFALGTLAGFSPVRLAEMQAQFMNEVIVPAIRPAALALLKKHQDAGDLVAIVTATNHFVTAPIAKALGVEHLIAAMPELDAEGVMTGRLLGTPTQGPGKIVHTKAWLEKMGKTLEDFDTVYFYSDSHNDLPLMSIVSHPIATNPNATLKTHATAQGWALIELFND